A single genomic interval of Zobellia nedashkovskayae harbors:
- a CDS encoding GMC oxidoreductase, which produces MSKFYYNEEQESYDAIVVGTGISGGWAAKELCEAGLKTLVLERGRMVTHIEDYETANMDPWDFPNAGKPTKEDIAKQEKQNRTGYTTNAASKMWFVNDLKHPYNEIQRFDWMRGYHVGGRSLQWGRQSYRWSDIDFGANKKDGIAVDWPVRYKDIEPWYAKVEDFIGVSGEALDLPQLPDSNFLPQMDLNCVEEHFKAKVGEEFDGRAVTVGRVAHITGTKNFDGRTKCQYRNRCIRGCPFGGYFSSLSSTLPAAEATGNMTLRPDSIVHEVIYDPETKLATGVKVIDRVTKEAHEFKAKVIFLCASSIASTSILMQSKSDEFPNGMGNASDQLGRNIMDHHLGVGASGKFDGFDDKYYKGRRPNGVYIPRFRNIGGDTERKDYKRGFGYQGGASRGDWEDLVAELSYGKELKDAVLKPGGWTIGIGGFGEVLPYEDNRMTLDYEKLDDWGLPTITFDAGFKENELNMRKDMMQSAIDMLEKAGVKDVKGHDRETGLGLGIHEMGTARMGRDRKTSVLNGNNQVHDVPNVYVTDGSFMTSASCVNPSLTYMAFTARAADHAVKQLKKGNI; this is translated from the coding sequence ATGAGCAAATTTTATTACAACGAAGAGCAGGAGTCTTACGATGCGATTGTGGTAGGAACAGGTATAAGTGGAGGCTGGGCAGCAAAAGAGCTGTGTGAAGCCGGACTAAAAACCTTGGTACTGGAGCGCGGACGTATGGTGACGCACATCGAAGATTATGAAACTGCGAACATGGACCCTTGGGACTTCCCTAATGCAGGAAAGCCAACAAAAGAGGACATCGCAAAACAGGAAAAACAAAACCGAACGGGTTATACGACCAATGCTGCCAGTAAGATGTGGTTCGTGAACGATCTAAAACACCCCTATAATGAAATTCAACGTTTCGATTGGATGCGAGGCTACCATGTAGGTGGGCGTTCATTACAGTGGGGGCGTCAGAGTTACCGCTGGAGCGACATTGATTTTGGAGCAAATAAAAAAGACGGTATCGCCGTAGATTGGCCGGTACGTTATAAAGATATTGAACCTTGGTATGCAAAAGTTGAGGACTTTATTGGTGTTAGTGGCGAAGCGTTAGACCTTCCACAATTACCGGATAGTAACTTTTTACCACAAATGGATTTAAACTGTGTTGAAGAACACTTTAAAGCCAAGGTAGGTGAAGAGTTTGATGGCCGTGCTGTAACTGTTGGTAGAGTTGCCCATATTACCGGCACTAAAAACTTTGACGGTCGTACAAAATGTCAATACAGAAACAGATGTATTAGAGGGTGTCCTTTTGGAGGATATTTCAGTAGCCTTTCTTCTACGTTGCCTGCAGCAGAAGCTACCGGAAACATGACATTACGCCCAGATTCTATTGTTCATGAAGTTATTTATGACCCAGAAACAAAATTAGCTACCGGTGTTAAGGTTATAGATAGAGTTACTAAAGAAGCTCATGAGTTTAAAGCAAAGGTTATTTTCCTTTGTGCTTCATCCATAGCTTCTACTTCTATATTAATGCAATCAAAATCCGACGAATTTCCTAATGGTATGGGTAATGCTTCTGACCAATTGGGTCGTAACATTATGGATCACCATTTAGGTGTAGGTGCTTCTGGTAAATTTGATGGTTTTGATGATAAATACTATAAAGGTAGAAGACCTAATGGTGTTTACATTCCAAGATTTAGGAATATTGGCGGTGATACCGAAAGAAAAGACTACAAGCGTGGCTTTGGTTACCAAGGTGGTGCAAGTAGAGGAGACTGGGAAGATTTAGTTGCCGAACTATCTTACGGAAAAGAATTAAAAGATGCCGTTTTAAAACCAGGCGGATGGACTATTGGTATTGGTGGATTTGGTGAGGTACTTCCTTACGAAGACAACCGAATGACCCTTGACTATGAAAAATTAGATGATTGGGGATTACCTACCATTACATTTGATGCTGGCTTCAAAGAAAACGAATTAAATATGCGTAAGGACATGATGCAATCTGCCATAGACATGCTTGAAAAAGCTGGTGTGAAAGATGTTAAAGGTCACGATCGCGAAACTGGCTTAGGTCTGGGCATACACGAAATGGGTACTGCCCGTATGGGTAGAGACAGAAAAACATCTGTATTAAATGGCAACAACCAAGTACATGATGTTCCTAACGTTTACGTAACCGATGGTTCATTTATGACTTCTGCAAGTTGTGTAAACCCATCATTAACCTATATGGCATTTACAGCAAGGGCTGCAGATCATGCTGTAAAACAACTTAAAAAAGGAAACATATAA
- a CDS encoding gluconate 2-dehydrogenase subunit 3 family protein, with amino-acid sequence MDRRKALKNMGMALGYTVATPTLLSIVQSCKNETVLEWTPEFFTKDQGAVLTKLVDIILPKTDTPSASETQVNIFIDRFADQVMEKEQQDFFKMSMDRFIEKALKDVGKEKAADLTPEELEPVLAAALKVTKEDQVTNNLAVKQYNEAIAEGKEALLDDGIARFAFANNLRGMTIWGYKTSEYVGEKVLAYLPIPGEYIACADTQELTGGKAWSL; translated from the coding sequence ATGGATAGAAGAAAAGCACTCAAGAATATGGGTATGGCGTTGGGTTACACCGTTGCCACCCCAACTTTGCTAAGTATTGTTCAAAGTTGTAAAAATGAGACCGTACTAGAATGGACTCCTGAGTTTTTTACTAAGGACCAAGGAGCGGTATTGACAAAATTGGTAGATATTATTCTTCCAAAAACAGATACCCCTTCTGCTTCTGAAACGCAAGTAAACATTTTCATTGATCGCTTTGCTGATCAGGTAATGGAAAAGGAACAACAAGATTTCTTTAAAATGTCTATGGATCGGTTTATTGAAAAAGCGTTGAAAGATGTTGGCAAAGAGAAAGCTGCTGATTTAACTCCTGAAGAATTGGAACCTGTTCTTGCTGCTGCTCTAAAGGTGACGAAAGAAGACCAGGTGACAAATAATTTAGCTGTCAAACAATATAATGAGGCGATAGCCGAAGGAAAAGAAGCCCTTCTTGATGATGGTATTGCTCGTTTTGCTTTTGCAAACAACTTAAGAGGAATGACAATTTGGGGTTACAAAACCTCTGAATATGTTGGCGAAAAAGTTTTAGCCTACCTGCCTATTCCTGGTGAATATATTGCTTGTGCAGACACACAAGAATTGACTGGCGGAAAAGCTTGGTCACTCTAA